In Sardina pilchardus chromosome 8, fSarPil1.1, whole genome shotgun sequence, a genomic segment contains:
- the LOC134089301 gene encoding zinc finger MIZ domain-containing protein 2-like isoform X2, producing MIPINSMKPGLPPTPHSDSSYPYDPASWQQQSNQSAGSLSVVTTVWGVSNPTPNQVLGTPIGPGGNHVGGAMMSSGGPGVNSAQFMGQQGYPDANKGYMQQGVYGRGGGGYQSGPGYGGSYSGNGGASMGMPPHGARSTDFTQAAAAAAVAAAAATATATATATVAAIQEKQNQEMNYGQMGSSGPYSSQFLPPSGSRYPPGMGPSRPPSMGPMFAQGQRMPHHPPYSVVQQGPPRLPQGLKRPYNSEGYPGPPYGQGPGPGPYPGQPMQYSGQASSSPSYPAVQQQGNIGQYPPAPGNPGQYYKAEQFNGPGNPSLNTLAGSAGGPYNTFNQVTVNGPGRALPNYPSSPLPGNPTPPMTPSSSMAPYMSPSHDVKSPYLSDVKPNVTTLQPPAPPPPTANQVDELRLTFPVRDGVVLEPFRLEHNLAVSNHVYQLRETVFKTLMMRPDLELQFKCYHHEDRQMNTNWPASVQVSVNATPLTIERGDNKTSHKPLYLKTVCQPGRNTIQITVSACCCSHLFVLQLVHRPSVQSVLQGLMKKRLLPADHCIAKIKRNFTSGTVPGSVGPSGEDGVEQTAIRVSLQCPITFRRIQLPARGHDCRHIQCFDLESYLQLNCERGTWRCPVCNKTALLEGLEVDQYMLGILIYIQNSDYEEITIDPVCNWKPVPVKPDIHIKEESDGPILKRCRTLSPSHMILPSVMEMIASLGPSSGPGPASSSSSGPTPSSYPSIPAGGTGGGQDYNAPGFTNQSGFTEFQNSPGTPTLGEFPSGRPSMTYQADLPRGVTTEKQAGVAATSQVAHSGRMDSHNSLQRQQQQQSVHNNVESSGVPLPPHTSQNPRLNPEGSFGFVGPSGAEMADPALDNVKGLIQPFQTSCSDHHK from the exons TGACAGCTCCTACCCATATGACCCTGCATCCTGGCAACAACAGAGCAACCAATCAGCAGGATCCCTTTCTGTGGTAACCACAGTGTGGGGTGTGAGTAATCCTACGCCAAATCAG GTTCTGGGCACTCCTATTGGACCAGGTGGGAATCACGTGGGTGGTGCTATGATGTCAAGTGGAGGGCCTGGTGTGAACTCAGCTCAGTTCATGGGACAGCAGGGTTACCCTGATGCAAATAAGGGCTACATGCAGCAGGGCGTCTATGGGCGAGGAGGCGGAGGATACCAATCTGGACCTGGTTATGGTGGgag TTACTCTGGAAATGGAGGAGCCTCTATGGGCATGCCTCCCCATGGAGCTCGATCTACAGACTTTACACAAGCTGCAGCCGCTGCAGCTGtagctgctgccgccgccacagcaacagccacagccacagcaacTGTTGCTGCCATACAAGAGAAGCAGAACCAGGAAATGAATTATGGCCAG ATGGGCAGCTCTGGCCCCTACAGTTCCCAGTTCCTTCCACCTTCTGGATCTAGATATCCTCCTGGGATGGGCCCCTCACGGCCACCCTCCATGGGTCCTATGTTTGCTCAGGGGCAGAGGATGCCCCATCACCCACCATATTCTGTAGTGCAGCAAGGACCTCCACGACTCCCGCAAGGCCTTAAACGGCCCTACAACTCAGAG GGATATCCTGGTCCACCATATGGTCAAGGGCCAGGACCGGGTCCTTATCCTGGGCAACCTATGCAGTACTCTGGTCaggcttcctcctctccctcctaccCTGCTGTTCAACAACAAGGCAACATTGGACAATACCCACCTGCACCTGGAAATCCTGGCCAGTACTATAAA GCAGAGCAGTTCAATGGACCAGGCAACCCATCTCTGAACACATTAGCGGGGAGTGCTGGAGGACCATACAACACATTTAATCAGGTCACAGTCAATGGG CCTGGTAGAGCATTACCAAACTACCCCAGCTCACCACTGCCTGGAAACCCAACCCCTCCTATGACTCCAAGCAGTTCCATGGCTCCTTACATGTCTCCCAGCCATGATGTCAAATCCCCCTACTTGTCTGATGTCAAGCCAAATGTCACCACTTTGCAGCCTCCTGCACCTCCACCACCTACAG CCAATCAAGTAGATGAACTGCGGCTTACATTCCCTGTGCGTGATGGTGTGGTGTTAGAACCGTTCCGCCTGGAGCACAATTTGGCTGTTAGCAACCATGTCTACCAGCTTCGAGAGACTGTCTTTAAAACACTTATGATGAG ACCAGATCTggaactgcagttcaaatgttATCACCATGAGGATCGACAGATGAACACTAACTGGCCAGCCTCTGTACAG GTGAGCGTTAATGCTACTCCACTTACCATTGAACGTGGGGACAACAAGACCTCCCATAAGCCCCTGTACCTGAAGACCGTGTGTCAGCCTGGACGCAACACAATCCAGATCACAGTCTCTGCTTGTTGTTGT TCCCATCTGTTTGTGCTGCAACTGGTTCACAGACCATCAGTGCAGTCCGTTCTTCAAGGTCTAATGAAGAAGAGACTTCTGCCTGCTGATCACTGTATCGCTAAGA TTAAGAGGAACTTCACCAGTGGCACGGTGCCAGGCTCTGTGGGGCCCAGTGGAGAGGACGGAGTGGAGCAGACAGCCATCAGGGTGTCCCTCCAGTGCCCAATTACATTCCGCCGCATTCAACTACCAGCACGTGGTCATGACTGCAGGCACATTCAG TGTTTTGATCTGGAGTCATACCTGCAGCTGAACTGCGAGAGGGGAACCTGGCGCTGTCCTGTATGCAA TAAAACTGCATTGCTGGAAGGATTGGAAGTTGACCAGTACATGCTGGGCATTCTGATTTACATCCAAAA CTCGGATTATGAGGAAATTACAATAGATCCAGTGTGCAACTGGAAGCCAGTTCCAGTCAAGCCTGACATCCACATTAAGGAAGAGTCTGATGGGCCTATTCTGAAGCGCTGCCGCACCCTTAGCCCTAGTCATATGATCCTGCCCAGTGTCATGGAGATGATCGCTTCCCTTGGGCCTTCTTCAGGACCTGGACCTGCATCCAGCTCAAGCTCAGGACCTACCCCTTCCTCATACCCTTCCATACCAGCTGGAGGCACCGGAGGGGGTCAGGACTACAATGCTCCAG GATTCACCAACCAGTCAGGCTTCACAGAATTCCAGAACTCCCCTGGAACTCCAACCTTGGGAGAGTTTCCCTCTGGACGCCCATCTATGACCTACCAGGCTGACCTTCCCAGAGGTGTCACAACAGAAAAGCAAGCAGGAGTTGCTGCAACCTCTCAG GTGGCCCATTCAGGCAGAATGGACTCCCACAATTCATTGCAgaggcagcaacagcagcagagtgTGCACAACAATGTTGAGAGTTCAGGAGTGCCTTTGCCTCCACACACCTCCCAAAATCCACGGCTCAACCCGGAGGGCTCCTTTGGATTTGTGGGCCCCTCAGGAGCAGAGATGGCGGATCCTGCTCTGGAT AATGTCAAGGGTTTAATCCAGCCCTTCCAAACCAGCTGTTCAGACCATCATAAGTAG
- the LOC134089301 gene encoding zinc finger MIZ domain-containing protein 2-like isoform X1, translating into MIPINSMKPGLPPTPHSDSSYPYDPASWQQQSNQSAGSLSVVTTVWGVSNPTPNQVLGTPIGPGGNHVGGAMMSSGGPGVNSAQFMGQQGYPDANKGYMQQGVYGRGGGGYQSGPGYGGSYSGNGGASMGMPPHGARSTDFTQAAAAAAVAAAAATATATATATVAAIQEKQNQEMNYGQMGSSGPYSSQFLPPSGSRYPPGMGPSRPPSMGPMFAQGQRMPHHPPYSVVQQGPPRLPQGLKRPYNSEGYPGPPYGQGPGPGPYPGQPMQYSGQASSSPSYPAVQQQGNIGQYPPAPGNPGQYYKAEQFNGPGNPSLNTLAGSAGGPYNTFNQVTVNGPGRALPNYPSSPLPGNPTPPMTPSSSMAPYMSPSHDVKSPYLSDVKPNVTTLQPPAPPPPTANQVDELRLTFPVRDGVVLEPFRLEHNLAVSNHVYQLRETVFKTLMMRPDLELQFKCYHHEDRQMNTNWPASVQVSVNATPLTIERGDNKTSHKPLYLKTVCQPGRNTIQITVSACCCSHLFVLQLVHRPSVQSVLQGLMKKRLLPADHCIAKIKRNFTSGTVPGSVGPSGEDGVEQTAIRVSLQCPITFRRIQLPARGHDCRHIQCFDLESYLQLNCERGTWRCPVCNKTALLEGLEVDQYMLGILIYIQNSDYEEITIDPVCNWKPVPVKPDIHIKEESDGPILKRCRTLSPSHMILPSVMEMIASLGPSSGPGPASSSSSGPTPSSYPSIPAGGTGGGQDYNAPGFTNQSGFTEFQNSPGTPTLGEFPSGRPSMTYQADLPRGVTTEKQAGVAATSQVAHSGRMDSHNSLQRQQQQQSVHNNVESSGVPLPPHTSQNPRLNPEGSFGFVGPSGAEMADPALDLLPELTNPDELLSYLGPPDLPNNSNDDLLSLFESN; encoded by the exons TGACAGCTCCTACCCATATGACCCTGCATCCTGGCAACAACAGAGCAACCAATCAGCAGGATCCCTTTCTGTGGTAACCACAGTGTGGGGTGTGAGTAATCCTACGCCAAATCAG GTTCTGGGCACTCCTATTGGACCAGGTGGGAATCACGTGGGTGGTGCTATGATGTCAAGTGGAGGGCCTGGTGTGAACTCAGCTCAGTTCATGGGACAGCAGGGTTACCCTGATGCAAATAAGGGCTACATGCAGCAGGGCGTCTATGGGCGAGGAGGCGGAGGATACCAATCTGGACCTGGTTATGGTGGgag TTACTCTGGAAATGGAGGAGCCTCTATGGGCATGCCTCCCCATGGAGCTCGATCTACAGACTTTACACAAGCTGCAGCCGCTGCAGCTGtagctgctgccgccgccacagcaacagccacagccacagcaacTGTTGCTGCCATACAAGAGAAGCAGAACCAGGAAATGAATTATGGCCAG ATGGGCAGCTCTGGCCCCTACAGTTCCCAGTTCCTTCCACCTTCTGGATCTAGATATCCTCCTGGGATGGGCCCCTCACGGCCACCCTCCATGGGTCCTATGTTTGCTCAGGGGCAGAGGATGCCCCATCACCCACCATATTCTGTAGTGCAGCAAGGACCTCCACGACTCCCGCAAGGCCTTAAACGGCCCTACAACTCAGAG GGATATCCTGGTCCACCATATGGTCAAGGGCCAGGACCGGGTCCTTATCCTGGGCAACCTATGCAGTACTCTGGTCaggcttcctcctctccctcctaccCTGCTGTTCAACAACAAGGCAACATTGGACAATACCCACCTGCACCTGGAAATCCTGGCCAGTACTATAAA GCAGAGCAGTTCAATGGACCAGGCAACCCATCTCTGAACACATTAGCGGGGAGTGCTGGAGGACCATACAACACATTTAATCAGGTCACAGTCAATGGG CCTGGTAGAGCATTACCAAACTACCCCAGCTCACCACTGCCTGGAAACCCAACCCCTCCTATGACTCCAAGCAGTTCCATGGCTCCTTACATGTCTCCCAGCCATGATGTCAAATCCCCCTACTTGTCTGATGTCAAGCCAAATGTCACCACTTTGCAGCCTCCTGCACCTCCACCACCTACAG CCAATCAAGTAGATGAACTGCGGCTTACATTCCCTGTGCGTGATGGTGTGGTGTTAGAACCGTTCCGCCTGGAGCACAATTTGGCTGTTAGCAACCATGTCTACCAGCTTCGAGAGACTGTCTTTAAAACACTTATGATGAG ACCAGATCTggaactgcagttcaaatgttATCACCATGAGGATCGACAGATGAACACTAACTGGCCAGCCTCTGTACAG GTGAGCGTTAATGCTACTCCACTTACCATTGAACGTGGGGACAACAAGACCTCCCATAAGCCCCTGTACCTGAAGACCGTGTGTCAGCCTGGACGCAACACAATCCAGATCACAGTCTCTGCTTGTTGTTGT TCCCATCTGTTTGTGCTGCAACTGGTTCACAGACCATCAGTGCAGTCCGTTCTTCAAGGTCTAATGAAGAAGAGACTTCTGCCTGCTGATCACTGTATCGCTAAGA TTAAGAGGAACTTCACCAGTGGCACGGTGCCAGGCTCTGTGGGGCCCAGTGGAGAGGACGGAGTGGAGCAGACAGCCATCAGGGTGTCCCTCCAGTGCCCAATTACATTCCGCCGCATTCAACTACCAGCACGTGGTCATGACTGCAGGCACATTCAG TGTTTTGATCTGGAGTCATACCTGCAGCTGAACTGCGAGAGGGGAACCTGGCGCTGTCCTGTATGCAA TAAAACTGCATTGCTGGAAGGATTGGAAGTTGACCAGTACATGCTGGGCATTCTGATTTACATCCAAAA CTCGGATTATGAGGAAATTACAATAGATCCAGTGTGCAACTGGAAGCCAGTTCCAGTCAAGCCTGACATCCACATTAAGGAAGAGTCTGATGGGCCTATTCTGAAGCGCTGCCGCACCCTTAGCCCTAGTCATATGATCCTGCCCAGTGTCATGGAGATGATCGCTTCCCTTGGGCCTTCTTCAGGACCTGGACCTGCATCCAGCTCAAGCTCAGGACCTACCCCTTCCTCATACCCTTCCATACCAGCTGGAGGCACCGGAGGGGGTCAGGACTACAATGCTCCAG GATTCACCAACCAGTCAGGCTTCACAGAATTCCAGAACTCCCCTGGAACTCCAACCTTGGGAGAGTTTCCCTCTGGACGCCCATCTATGACCTACCAGGCTGACCTTCCCAGAGGTGTCACAACAGAAAAGCAAGCAGGAGTTGCTGCAACCTCTCAG GTGGCCCATTCAGGCAGAATGGACTCCCACAATTCATTGCAgaggcagcaacagcagcagagtgTGCACAACAATGTTGAGAGTTCAGGAGTGCCTTTGCCTCCACACACCTCCCAAAATCCACGGCTCAACCCGGAGGGCTCCTTTGGATTTGTGGGCCCCTCAGGAGCAGAGATGGCGGATCCTGCTCTGGAT TTGCTCCCGGAGTTGACCAATCCAGACGAGTTGCTGTCATACCTTGGTCCTCCTGATCTCCCAAACAACAGCAATGATgatttgctctctctttttgaGAGCAACTGA